In one window of Tenacibaculum mesophilum DNA:
- a CDS encoding phytase, whose amino-acid sequence MNNVYKITLTCLILSACKVEKIVHQNPQAKPVVALVADAETEPVTSFDDAADDPCVWINPADVTKSTIIGTNKKEGLEVYNLEGERLYSYKIGRVNNVDIRDGFLLNGKEVSVVTASNRTYNTISILIVKPTGELEDAAARKITSNLKEVYGLGMYKSPKTNKFYVFMVGKKGGVEQWELFENNTQIDAKLVREFSLGSQGEGIVADDVHAKVYIGEENKALWKYDAEPNALNNRVKVISTKDLNMKDDFEGVTLYDAGNGKGYIILSSQGNNSYAVFDRVSNQYLGSFSLKDGTIDGTYDTDGIDVTSVNFGTKYPKGFFIAQDGANTQGKDSLHQNFKIIDWQKISKSLHLDSSN is encoded by the coding sequence ATGAATAATGTATACAAAATAACACTTACTTGCCTTATTTTAAGTGCTTGTAAAGTTGAAAAAATAGTCCATCAAAACCCGCAAGCCAAACCAGTAGTAGCTTTAGTTGCTGATGCTGAAACAGAACCCGTTACTTCTTTTGATGATGCTGCTGATGATCCGTGTGTGTGGATAAATCCCGCTGATGTAACAAAATCAACCATAATTGGCACAAACAAAAAAGAAGGTTTAGAAGTTTATAATTTAGAAGGAGAACGTTTGTATTCCTATAAAATAGGACGTGTAAACAATGTTGATATTCGTGATGGATTCTTATTAAACGGAAAAGAAGTTTCGGTTGTTACCGCTAGTAATAGAACCTACAATACTATTTCTATATTGATTGTAAAACCAACAGGTGAATTAGAAGATGCTGCTGCACGAAAAATAACTTCTAACTTAAAAGAGGTTTATGGTTTAGGGATGTACAAGAGCCCTAAAACTAACAAATTTTATGTTTTTATGGTTGGTAAAAAAGGCGGTGTTGAGCAATGGGAATTGTTTGAAAACAACACTCAAATTGATGCCAAGTTAGTTCGTGAATTTTCATTAGGAAGTCAAGGTGAAGGTATTGTTGCTGATGATGTACATGCCAAAGTATATATTGGAGAAGAGAACAAAGCCCTATGGAAATATGATGCAGAGCCTAATGCTTTAAACAACCGTGTAAAGGTTATCAGTACCAAAGACTTGAATATGAAAGATGATTTTGAAGGTGTTACCTTATACGACGCTGGAAACGGAAAAGGGTATATTATTTTATCGTCACAAGGAAATAACAGTTATGCTGTTTTTGATAGAGTTAGCAATCAATACCTAGGAAGTTTTTCATTAAAAGACGGTACTATTGATGGTACCTACGATACGGATGGAATTGATGTAACTTCTGTTAATTTTGGTACAAAATACCCTAAAGGATTCTTTATTGCGCAAGATGGTGCTAATACCCAAGGTAAGGACAGCTTGCATCAAAATTTTAAAATCATTGATTGGCAAAAAATTTCTAAAAGCCTACATTTAGATTCGTCAAATTAG
- a CDS encoding TonB-dependent receptor: protein MKKIILITLCLVSILGYSQSKSGLKGRVLDETNQPLPGATISIPSLQVGFSTDFNGNYELLNIPVGNYEVQISFLGYQTLTENITLTNNIQSKNFSLTPKIDRLDEVVIKGSIGKGQAKALNQQKNKENITNIISADQVGKFPDANIGDALKRVPGISMQNDQGEARDIVIRGLAPQLNSVTLNGDRIPSAEGDNRRVQMDLIPSDMIQTIEVNKAVTPDMEGDAIGGSVNLVTRSAPTTFRAFVAGSYGQNPVRNTPNYNVSALVANRAFKDKLGYVINASYNSNDYGSDNVEFEWEKENNKTYIGEHDIRRYDVKRNRMSVSANLDWTPDNNNTLFFKSMYNQRNDYENRYRVRFRKIDEPDATGVSKAEVRRQTKGGINNDTNDNTRLERQSTYNISVGGEHIIFGNIKLNWKTGTAKAKEERPDERYISFENDDIEVMQDFSRTNFPVLRPTNNDFNDPSTFDYKEVTQQQGFTQERKISSNFDVLAPINATGAYKNSLKFGFKYKYKEKVRNNSFYEYDLEDQFPTMNTTTTKDYTINGYLAGDDYKSGLFVSKEFLGNLNLTGGELVLDEFVPENYDANENIYAAYGMLQQNLGNNFSFIAGVRVEKTTIDYNGFAIDVETADDLSDVTKTSGTRNYTNWLPNLQVKYNINKNTIVRAAWTNTIARPNYYDLVPYRNINSDDIEAEYGNPNLDPTEAMNFDLMFEHYFSNVGIISAGVFYKDLDKFIYNSVTEESITIGGVTETYDVTRPFNGGTAEIYGFEVALQRKLNFLPGFLRNLTVYGNYTYTDSKTDGIADREDGLPLAGAVKNMFNGSLAYESSKLSIRASLNFADDYIFEYGDDAFTDVFYDEQLFVDLNASYRITKNLQVFAEAKNLTNQELRFYQGTKHQTMQAEFYNYNWNAGLKYNF, encoded by the coding sequence ATGAAAAAAATAATACTAATTACACTTTGCTTGGTAAGTATTTTAGGATACTCACAAAGCAAATCCGGTTTAAAAGGAAGAGTTTTAGACGAAACCAATCAACCTTTACCTGGAGCTACTATTAGCATTCCTTCTTTACAAGTTGGGTTTTCTACCGACTTTAATGGAAATTATGAACTTTTAAATATTCCTGTAGGAAATTACGAGGTTCAAATATCATTTTTAGGTTATCAAACCCTAACAGAAAACATTACGCTTACAAACAATATTCAATCTAAAAACTTTTCGCTAACACCTAAAATAGATAGGTTGGATGAAGTTGTTATTAAAGGAAGTATTGGGAAAGGGCAAGCTAAAGCCTTAAATCAACAAAAAAACAAAGAGAATATAACCAACATTATTTCTGCCGATCAAGTAGGAAAGTTCCCTGATGCCAATATTGGTGATGCCTTAAAACGTGTTCCTGGTATTTCTATGCAAAACGACCAAGGAGAAGCTAGAGATATAGTTATTCGCGGATTAGCTCCTCAATTAAACTCGGTAACCTTAAACGGTGACAGAATTCCATCTGCTGAAGGAGATAACCGTAGAGTTCAAATGGACTTAATTCCTTCAGACATGATTCAAACTATTGAAGTTAACAAAGCAGTAACTCCTGATATGGAAGGAGACGCTATTGGTGGCTCTGTTAATTTAGTTACACGTTCTGCTCCTACTACTTTTAGAGCTTTCGTTGCTGGTTCTTACGGACAAAATCCTGTAAGAAATACACCTAACTATAATGTTTCTGCTTTGGTTGCTAACAGAGCTTTTAAAGACAAACTAGGCTATGTAATCAATGCTTCATACAACTCTAACGATTATGGTTCAGATAATGTTGAGTTTGAGTGGGAAAAAGAAAATAACAAAACATACATTGGTGAACACGATATTAGACGTTACGATGTAAAAAGAAATAGAATGAGTGTTTCCGCCAACTTAGACTGGACACCTGACAACAACAATACACTTTTCTTTAAATCAATGTACAACCAAAGAAACGACTATGAAAACCGTTATAGAGTGCGTTTTAGAAAAATAGACGAACCAGATGCTACAGGAGTATCAAAAGCTGAAGTACGTCGTCAAACTAAAGGAGGTATCAACAATGATACGAATGACAACACACGTTTAGAGCGCCAAAGCACTTACAATATATCTGTAGGTGGAGAACACATTATTTTCGGAAACATTAAACTAAACTGGAAAACAGGAACTGCCAAAGCCAAGGAAGAACGTCCAGACGAACGTTATATTAGTTTTGAAAACGATGATATTGAAGTTATGCAAGACTTCTCGCGAACAAACTTCCCTGTATTACGACCAACAAACAATGACTTTAACGATCCTTCAACTTTTGATTACAAAGAAGTAACCCAACAACAAGGATTTACACAAGAACGTAAAATCAGTTCTAATTTTGATGTCTTGGCTCCTATCAATGCTACAGGAGCTTACAAAAACTCTTTAAAATTTGGTTTTAAGTACAAGTACAAAGAAAAAGTAAGAAACAATAGCTTTTATGAGTATGATTTAGAAGATCAATTTCCGACCATGAATACTACCACTACTAAAGACTATACTATTAATGGTTATTTAGCAGGTGATGATTATAAATCAGGTCTTTTCGTTTCAAAAGAATTTTTAGGAAATTTAAACCTAACAGGTGGTGAACTTGTATTAGATGAATTTGTTCCTGAAAACTACGATGCTAATGAAAACATTTATGCTGCATACGGAATGTTACAACAAAACTTAGGTAACAACTTTTCTTTTATAGCTGGTGTAAGAGTTGAAAAAACAACAATAGATTATAACGGTTTTGCCATTGATGTTGAAACAGCTGATGATTTAAGTGATGTAACTAAAACATCAGGAACTCGAAACTATACCAACTGGTTACCTAACCTACAAGTTAAATACAATATTAATAAAAATACTATTGTTAGAGCTGCTTGGACAAATACTATTGCGAGACCTAACTATTACGATTTAGTACCTTATAGAAACATTAATAGTGATGATATTGAAGCTGAGTATGGAAACCCTAATTTAGATCCTACTGAAGCAATGAACTTTGATTTAATGTTTGAACACTACTTTAGTAATGTCGGAATTATATCAGCTGGAGTTTTTTATAAAGATTTAGATAAATTTATTTACAATTCAGTTACTGAAGAATCAATTACCATTGGAGGTGTAACAGAAACTTATGATGTTACACGACCTTTTAACGGAGGTACTGCCGAAATTTATGGTTTTGAAGTGGCTTTACAACGTAAATTAAACTTCTTACCTGGCTTCTTAAGAAACTTAACAGTGTATGGTAACTATACCTATACAGATTCTAAAACAGATGGTATTGCCGACAGAGAAGATGGGTTACCTTTGGCTGGTGCTGTTAAAAACATGTTTAACGGATCGTTGGCCTATGAAAGTTCTAAACTATCAATTAGAGCCTCTTTAAACTTTGCTGATGATTATATTTTTGAATATGGGGACGATGCTTTTACAGATGTGTTTTATGACGAACAATTGTTTGTAGACCTAAATGCTTCTTACCGTATTACTAAAAACTTACAAGTCTTCGCAGAAGCAAAAAACTTAACCAATCAAGAATTACGCTTTTACCAAGGAACAAAACACCAAACAATGCAAGCTGAGTTTTATAACTATAACTGGAATGCTGGTTTAAAATACAATTTTTAA
- a CDS encoding alpha-2-macroglobulin family protein: MKRITPILLMILFSTLAHAQENYANLWEKVHEFEAENLPKSALKIVNTIYDKAEKSNNAPQVIKSLFYKSKYALTLEENAQLKIIDEFKQQINQHNFPTKNVLENVLANLYWQYFNQNRWKFYNRTQTQEKVDGNDFRTWDLNTLFAEIHCHYQNSLENESALQKTDIYTFKDIIQAEKDSKKYRPTLFDFLAHNTLEFYKTTETNITKPTYQFKIDNALYLSEADKFSALNLTTKDDLSLQFNALKIYQKLINFHLKNKNLNALVDADIQRLQFVKQHITLNNKQELLLQTLKTSVNNYKNNEVSGLYSYEIARNYNQQAGSYKTKKNEDFRFKNKEALAICKKVIKQFSKSLAAEKCETLQQQITATSLSILSEKFVPIQSHSRLLVTYNNIDKLYFSAYKIDHKQIEELQKIHKEEERFNFIKKLTKATSWNSNLRNEKDYLLHTTEVVVPELTQGNYLIIAHQNDTFNSEDLYATAHLQATNLVLVENNNDGVKTYQVVDRNTGKPVKDAELLLQNKQHRYGKSIHKKITTDKNGFASFKSDASYGNVYVTVTHKNDSAVFGNYYLNKYQKQASPTTNDNRINIKSFIFTDRSIYRPGQTVYFKGISIKFSKNNSNALSNKDVNIKVVDASRNNVTDLKLKTNDFGSFSGTFVIPNNGLTGEFSIRTSVENQLNFFPFQVEEYKRPKFKTEFKPVTKTYKLHDSITVNGFAKAFAGSTITDAKVVYRVHRKVQYPIWWYWRKPQFTSEAQEITHGELTTDAQGNFSITFKALPDESVNKENLPVFEYEITADVTDVNGETRSATSIVKVGYHALLATLQIPSTIHKSDKETTIEISSKNLNGEFAPAKGSIKIYKLQAPKNPLRKRSWDTPDYQDISESEFRNLFPHEAYTSEEQNPHNWKKEKLVFEQNFNTEESKQIILNNYKKWASGKYITVLSSKDKFGQDVTDKALFTIIDNKEKSVTDNQLFTYNTNKTTYKPNDIAKLQIGSASKDVTVIVQIEKNHTIVNTELIHLNNKIKTIEVPVTKQDVGGFVIKYYFVNYNSFVSGIIPISVPNEQDNITIETNTFRDKLQPGTQETWSFTIKNDKNNKVAAEMLASMYDASLDEFKPHNWEFSPISTSTYYSYSGNANAYQSFGNERFRVFNNTYPSSFKTQRYDQLNWFGFYFGINRNIRLRGLAMSAKMQPSPEREIIVEEKELLDAQEADLANDSVMTGYAKKESKQENVSLDGVQIRKNLQETAFFYPHLQTDKEGNITFSFTTPEALTRWKLQLLAHTKELQSATKTLTTVTQKELMVMPNAPRFLREGDQITFSTKIANISDKNLEGTAQLILTDAITGKEINLLSNSSKNQSFSVNSNGNTNVSWNLSIPDTYQAIQYKVIAKAGDFSDGEQNVLPVLSNRMLVTETLPMWVRSNQTKTFTLDKLKNQTSTTLSHHKLTLEVTSNPAWYAVQALPYLMEYPYECSEQTFARYYANTLASHIANSNPRIQEVFNAWKSSDALLSNLEKNQELKSLIIQETPWLRDAQSETEQKKRIALLFDLNKMKNEQQNAINKLLQMQLNNGGFPWFKGNDNPNVYITNHIATGFGHLQKLGIDNKDDSLQKMLVDAIRFLDAEIEHTYKKLLESAERIKAEKGQKEYTKYLKKNHLNYFIIQYLYMRSFYTNIEVNDTAKTAFEYYKNQTATYWKEFSLYGKGQIALIQFRNDNTLVANKVLKSLRENSITSDELGMYWKENQPSWYWHQAPIETQSLLIEAFSEIENDIQTVDNLKIWLLKNKQTNRWKTTKATTEAVYALLLQGSDWISVTDIVDVTIGEKTINPSKLEDTKVEAGTGYLKTSWNGSEITPNMSTVSISKKGKGIAWGGLYWQYFEDLDKITSAKTPLQLKKKLFKKVNTNAGKQLQKITENTQLNVGDLMTVRIELRSDRDMEFVHMKDMRVSGVEPINVLSQYKWQDGLGYYESTKDAATNFFFDRLPKGVYVFEYDVRVNNAGNFSNGITTIQSMYAPEFSSHSKGERLLIK, encoded by the coding sequence ATGAAAAGAATAACCCCTATTTTACTAATGATTTTATTTTCAACCTTAGCACACGCCCAAGAAAACTATGCCAACCTATGGGAAAAGGTGCACGAGTTTGAAGCTGAAAACCTACCTAAATCTGCTTTAAAAATAGTAAACACTATTTACGATAAGGCTGAAAAAAGTAACAATGCTCCTCAAGTTATAAAATCATTGTTTTATAAAAGTAAATACGCTCTAACTTTAGAAGAAAATGCACAATTAAAAATTATTGATGAGTTTAAACAACAAATTAATCAACATAATTTTCCGACGAAAAATGTATTAGAAAATGTATTAGCTAACTTATACTGGCAGTATTTTAATCAAAATAGATGGAAATTTTACAATCGTACCCAAACACAAGAAAAAGTAGATGGAAATGATTTTAGAACATGGGACTTAAATACGTTGTTTGCAGAAATTCATTGTCACTATCAAAATTCTTTAGAAAATGAATCTGCACTACAAAAAACAGACATTTATACTTTTAAAGATATTATTCAAGCAGAAAAAGACTCTAAAAAATACCGCCCTACCCTATTTGATTTTTTAGCGCACAATACCTTAGAGTTTTATAAAACCACAGAAACTAACATCACAAAGCCTACTTATCAATTTAAAATTGATAACGCTTTATACTTAAGTGAAGCTGATAAGTTTTCTGCTTTAAACCTTACTACAAAAGATGATTTATCATTGCAGTTTAATGCCTTAAAAATCTATCAAAAACTCATTAACTTTCATTTAAAAAACAAGAATCTTAATGCCCTTGTGGATGCTGACATTCAACGATTACAGTTTGTTAAGCAGCATATAACTTTAAATAACAAACAAGAGTTATTATTACAAACACTAAAAACATCAGTTAATAATTACAAGAACAATGAAGTTTCTGGATTGTATAGTTATGAAATAGCTAGAAATTATAATCAACAAGCTGGATCTTATAAAACTAAAAAAAACGAAGACTTTCGTTTTAAAAACAAAGAAGCACTTGCTATCTGTAAAAAGGTTATTAAACAATTTTCTAAGAGTTTAGCTGCTGAAAAATGTGAAACTTTACAACAACAAATCACAGCTACATCTCTCAGTATTCTTTCTGAAAAATTTGTACCCATCCAATCTCACTCTAGGTTACTAGTTACTTACAATAATATTGACAAGCTGTACTTCTCTGCTTATAAAATTGATCATAAACAAATAGAAGAGCTTCAAAAAATTCACAAAGAAGAAGAACGCTTTAACTTTATAAAAAAGCTTACAAAAGCTACTTCATGGAATAGTAACTTACGAAATGAAAAAGATTATTTATTACACACAACTGAGGTAGTAGTTCCCGAATTAACTCAAGGAAACTATTTAATCATAGCACACCAGAATGATACTTTTAACTCTGAAGACTTATATGCTACTGCTCATTTACAAGCAACCAATTTAGTTTTGGTTGAAAACAATAATGATGGTGTAAAAACCTACCAAGTTGTTGATAGAAATACTGGAAAGCCTGTTAAAGACGCTGAATTATTATTACAAAACAAGCAACATAGGTATGGAAAATCGATTCACAAAAAAATAACAACTGATAAAAACGGATTTGCTTCTTTTAAAAGTGATGCTAGTTATGGTAATGTGTACGTTACTGTAACTCACAAAAACGATTCAGCAGTTTTTGGTAACTATTACCTGAATAAATATCAAAAACAAGCCTCTCCAACTACAAATGATAATCGTATAAATATTAAATCTTTTATTTTTACTGATAGAAGCATTTATCGACCAGGACAAACTGTATACTTTAAAGGAATTTCTATAAAATTTTCTAAAAACAACTCTAATGCTTTATCTAATAAAGATGTAAATATAAAAGTTGTCGATGCCTCTAGAAATAATGTTACAGACCTAAAATTAAAAACTAATGATTTTGGTTCTTTTTCTGGAACATTTGTTATTCCCAACAATGGGTTAACTGGCGAATTTTCTATTAGAACTAGTGTAGAAAATCAACTAAACTTTTTCCCTTTTCAAGTAGAAGAATATAAACGTCCTAAGTTTAAAACAGAATTTAAACCTGTAACAAAAACCTATAAGTTACATGACAGCATTACAGTAAACGGATTTGCAAAAGCTTTTGCTGGTTCAACTATCACAGATGCTAAAGTAGTATATCGCGTGCATCGTAAAGTACAATACCCTATTTGGTGGTACTGGCGTAAACCTCAGTTTACTTCAGAAGCACAAGAAATTACACACGGTGAATTAACAACTGATGCACAAGGTAACTTTTCAATTACTTTCAAAGCCTTACCTGATGAAAGTGTAAACAAAGAAAACTTACCTGTTTTTGAATATGAAATCACAGCTGATGTAACCGATGTTAATGGAGAAACTCGCTCAGCAACCTCTATTGTAAAAGTTGGGTATCATGCATTACTTGCTACTTTACAAATTCCTTCTACAATACATAAATCGGACAAGGAAACAACAATTGAAATATCAAGTAAAAATTTAAACGGGGAATTTGCACCTGCTAAAGGAAGCATTAAAATATACAAATTACAAGCTCCTAAAAATCCGTTACGTAAAAGATCTTGGGATACTCCAGATTATCAAGATATTTCAGAAAGTGAGTTTAGAAACTTATTTCCTCATGAAGCTTACACTTCGGAAGAACAAAATCCTCATAATTGGAAAAAAGAAAAATTAGTATTTGAGCAAAATTTCAATACAGAAGAATCTAAACAAATTATACTTAATAACTATAAAAAATGGGCTTCTGGTAAATACATAACCGTATTAAGTTCTAAAGATAAGTTTGGACAAGATGTTACAGACAAAGCTCTTTTTACAATAATTGATAACAAAGAAAAAAGTGTAACCGACAATCAGTTGTTCACGTATAACACAAATAAAACAACTTATAAGCCAAATGACATTGCTAAGTTACAAATTGGTTCTGCTTCAAAAGATGTTACGGTTATAGTTCAAATAGAAAAGAATCATACCATCGTAAACACAGAGCTTATTCATTTAAATAACAAAATCAAAACAATTGAAGTTCCTGTTACGAAACAAGATGTTGGCGGGTTTGTTATTAAATACTATTTTGTGAATTACAATAGTTTTGTAAGTGGAATAATTCCTATTTCTGTTCCAAATGAACAAGATAACATTACTATAGAAACCAATACATTTAGAGATAAATTACAACCTGGAACTCAAGAAACGTGGAGTTTTACCATTAAAAACGATAAAAACAACAAAGTAGCAGCAGAGATGCTTGCAAGTATGTACGATGCTTCTTTAGATGAATTTAAACCTCATAACTGGGAGTTTTCACCTATCTCTACTTCTACATATTACTCTTATAGCGGTAACGCTAATGCATATCAAAGTTTTGGTAATGAACGTTTCAGAGTTTTTAACAATACTTATCCATCATCTTTTAAAACTCAACGATATGACCAATTGAATTGGTTTGGTTTTTACTTCGGAATAAATAGAAATATTCGTTTAAGAGGCTTAGCTATGAGTGCTAAAATGCAACCTTCTCCAGAAAGAGAAATAATTGTTGAAGAGAAAGAACTTTTAGATGCTCAAGAAGCTGATTTGGCAAATGATTCAGTTATGACGGGATACGCTAAAAAAGAATCTAAACAAGAAAACGTTTCTTTAGATGGAGTTCAAATTCGTAAAAACCTTCAAGAAACTGCTTTTTTCTATCCTCATTTACAAACCGATAAAGAAGGGAATATCACCTTTAGCTTCACCACTCCAGAGGCTTTAACACGATGGAAATTGCAGCTATTAGCACACACAAAAGAATTGCAATCTGCTACCAAAACATTAACTACTGTTACTCAAAAAGAGTTAATGGTAATGCCTAATGCTCCTAGATTCTTAAGAGAAGGTGATCAAATTACATTCAGTACTAAAATTGCTAATATTTCTGATAAAAACTTAGAAGGTACAGCACAACTTATATTAACTGATGCTATTACCGGAAAAGAAATCAACCTGTTAAGTAATTCTTCTAAAAACCAGTCTTTCAGTGTTAATTCTAACGGAAACACGAATGTATCTTGGAACTTATCAATTCCTGATACTTATCAAGCAATTCAATATAAAGTAATTGCCAAGGCAGGGGATTTTTCTGATGGAGAACAAAATGTATTGCCTGTTTTATCAAACAGAATGTTAGTTACAGAAACACTACCTATGTGGGTTCGTTCAAATCAAACCAAAACATTCACATTAGATAAGCTTAAAAATCAAACTTCGACTACGCTCAGCCACCATAAATTAACGTTAGAAGTAACTTCTAATCCTGCTTGGTACGCTGTACAGGCTTTACCCTATTTAATGGAATACCCGTACGAGTGTAGTGAACAAACCTTTGCTCGTTATTATGCAAACACACTCGCTAGTCATATTGCAAATTCAAATCCAAGAATACAAGAGGTGTTCAATGCTTGGAAATCTTCAGATGCTTTATTGAGTAACTTAGAAAAGAATCAAGAGTTAAAATCATTGATTATCCAAGAGACTCCTTGGTTACGTGATGCTCAATCAGAGACTGAACAAAAAAAGCGTATTGCTTTGTTATTTGATTTAAACAAAATGAAAAACGAGCAACAAAACGCTATTAATAAACTATTGCAAATGCAATTAAACAATGGAGGGTTCCCTTGGTTTAAAGGGAATGATAATCCTAATGTTTATATCACGAATCATATTGCTACTGGTTTTGGACATTTACAAAAATTAGGTATCGATAATAAAGATGATTCTTTACAGAAAATGCTTGTGGATGCTATCCGCTTTTTAGATGCTGAAATTGAACATACCTACAAGAAGTTATTAGAAAGTGCTGAACGCATTAAAGCTGAAAAAGGACAAAAAGAATACACTAAGTATCTGAAAAAAAACCACCTAAACTACTTTATTATTCAGTATTTATACATGCGTTCTTTTTATACAAATATTGAAGTTAACGATACGGCAAAAACCGCTTTTGAATATTACAAAAATCAAACAGCAACTTACTGGAAAGAGTTTAGTTTATACGGAAAAGGACAAATTGCCCTAATACAGTTTAGAAACGATAATACATTAGTTGCTAATAAAGTTTTAAAATCTTTAAGAGAAAACAGTATTACTTCTGATGAATTAGGAATGTATTGGAAAGAAAATCAACCGAGTTGGTACTGGCACCAAGCCCCTATTGAAACCCAATCGTTGTTAATTGAAGCTTTTTCAGAAATTGAAAATGATATTCAAACTGTTGATAATCTAAAAATATGGTTACTAAAAAATAAACAAACCAATCGTTGGAAAACTACCAAAGCAACTACTGAAGCTGTATATGCATTATTATTACAAGGTAGTGATTGGATTTCGGTAACTGATATAGTGGATGTAACAATTGGAGAAAAAACAATCAATCCTTCTAAATTAGAAGACACAAAAGTTGAAGCGGGTACTGGTTATTTAAAAACCTCTTGGAATGGTTCTGAAATTACTCCTAATATGAGTACTGTTAGTATTTCTAAAAAAGGAAAAGGTATTGCTTGGGGTGGATTGTATTGGCAATATTTTGAAGATTTAGATAAAATTACCTCTGCTAAAACACCTTTACAGTTAAAGAAAAAACTATTTAAAAAAGTAAATACTAATGCGGGTAAACAACTTCAAAAAATTACAGAAAATACACAATTAAATGTAGGAGATTTAATGACTGTTAGAATTGAACTTCGCTCTGATAGAGATATGGAATTTGTACACATGAAAGATATGAGAGTAAGCGGAGTTGAACCTATTAACGTATTATCACAATACAAATGGCAAGATGGTTTAGGGTATTATGAAAGTACAAAAGATGCTGCAACAAATTTCTTTTTCGATCGTTTACCTAAAGGAGTATATGTATTTGAGTATGATGTTCGTGTAAATAATGCAGGAAACTTTAGTAACGGAATCACAACTATTCAAAGCATGTATGCTCCCGAGTTTAGTAGTCATTCAAAAGGAGAAAGGTTACTAATTAAGTAA